The genomic stretch gcagcgacgggcaacaccgtagagccgggaacaacctagggctgcggctggccgaggtccctccgagcgacggcccgcaaagcacttctggtacacacgtccgatgctgatgcaagggcgtgccacctgacctatacctggtcaggaaggtgatggagatgcctcgcttagtttcctgcatggcatacacgtaaacattaaatatgagcctcgatcggctctcaggttatcctgtgaatcggctcaaggagccgatccacccatgattcgtacaaggtgcacgaatatatggtggtcctgcttgatcaagataaagctaatgagatctacgacgatttagggttttcaccgcataatcggatcatcatactcaggattgggcctcgcggccacgcacggtgatcataagccgatcctagacaaggcctaaaaaccaacacgaggttgatccccggaacatcctatctaggactagcaaacgacaccctacgtgccgctggatcctccaaccctttgtaaggcctaactattgcagatattaaactaatcctcgatgaacaaggagcaatcgtaacggatcggatctactaaattaagaccaagcggggtgccgcccctacacctaagataggtgtaagggcggctagatacgtcagggttgcactacgatagcatgttacgcgaagaactatgctaaccctaacacatctatgataactacgttgctcgccatcaacaaggcttcagtacgagcaacgcatgaacaacgtggagcttgtgctgcctagatcgcaagatgcatgttgcttaccggtagaaaccctcgagacgaaggagttggcgatgcgccgagattgatttggttggttgaacgttggttgttgtttatttcataaatcctagatacatatttatagtccgtagactgtcTAAttcgggaataatcccaaccgggcacgggccaaactctatctaatcaacacgtatcctactatattacagatataagggcaaactagcccaaacttcgtgtacaaggccggttcacctattcttccatatatatattcttcaagcccatctccaatcgcggcccacctctgatccggtcaaattctggtgataacactcgcCCAGCGTTATACTGGAGCTAGAGTAGGAATAGATTTCCGTTGTTATTTTACCGTATAATGAGAAACAATCTTATTTCCCCCCTGAAATCATATCGTTAACTTTCACTCGCAAAAAAAATCATATCGTTAACTCCAGAACATTTTCAACCCTCCACTAGCGCtagtgttatattgtgatccaaattcatatactaaagggatgcTAACTTCTgctgagcggagcgaggcccgtcgccggtacggatcgttgccaccgcctatatatacatcagattatcagataacccacggcgtttgtaaaaacttcccgatatagtgaagttttgctggctggcacccgtggttttttctccttctgtgttggaagaggttttccacgttaaatctcgtgtctccgctgtgttttcttttatcgttcttcgttatttacttgtcgcgtttataacagCTAGTTCATTCAATATTAACATGATGAGTTTACTAAATCAAAACGTATCTCGTGCCCTCTTAATTAAATTAAATAGTAATAGTTTAATTGTCTGGTCAACTGCTGCTTGTTTCATTCGAAATGCGATGCACATGATGTTTATATTATTGCAGAATTCTTAACTGGAGTAGTACCGATTTTACGTCTCACGGGTCAGCTGCTGCTGGTACTTGTACATAATGTGGAGGGTTGGGTGAAGGACGCACTACCTCTGGCCATGGCGCAAGCGCAACTAGATGAAGAAGTGGTGTACTACTACTACCTCTATTACACCGTTGTCTTGGCCACCATCCTCGTAGTGGTAGCTCGTTTCCTTGTCGTCAAGCTGAGGCGGCGCAATTCCGGTGAGAACCCACCACCGGGGCCATGGCAGCTGCCTGTGATCGGCAGCCTCCACCACCTCTTCGGGGCCCTCCCACACCACGCCATGCGGGACCTCGCCCGCCAGCACGGCCCTCTTATGCTGCTTCGCCTGGGTGAGCTCCGCCTTGTAGTGGCCTCGTCGGCCACCGCGGCGAGGGAGGTGATGAAGACCCACGATGCCGCCTTCGCCAAGCGCCCCCGGACGACAACAATCAACGCCATCACAAGGAACGGCGTCGGCATCGTGTATGCGCCGCAGGACGAGCAGTGGCGCCAGGTTCGTAAGCTGTGCGTGAACGAGCTGCTCAGCCCGCGGCAGGTCCGGTCCCTCCAGGCCACCCGCGAGGCTGAGGCCGCGAGGCTGGTGGCGGCCCTGGCGTCGGCAGTCGGAGCCGAGCCGGTGAACTTTAGCTCCCACATCTTGACCTACGTCAATGACGTGGTGGTGCGCGCTGTGGTGGGCGACCGGATGACGGACCGGGACGCGTTCCTGGAGTGCTTGGACGAAGGCATCAAGGTGGCCACTGGGTTCACCCTCGCCGACTTGTTCCCGTCGTCGCGGCTCGCGCGTGCATTCAGCCGCACGTCACGCCGGGTGGAGGCAGTGGTAAGCGATATGAAGCGTATCATGGATGGGGTCATCGACGAGCACCTCGCGAGGAGGtcaagcaaggaagaagaagaagaagaagacctccTGGATGTGCTGCTGAGGATCCAGACAGACGGCGGCCTCCAGGTGCCTCTCGAGGCAGGAACCATCCGTGCCATGATCACTGTAAGCTAGAGTTCCGTCCCGTAGGAAATTTCCCATTAACCATGCATGATCTTGTGTTTCATTCACCAAGTCGATCTACTGCAGGATCTCTTGGGGGCCGGGAGCGAGACCACAGCAACGACGCTCGATTGGGCCATGGCGGAAATGATGCGGAACCCACATGTTTTGCGCAAGGCGCAGGCGGAGGTCCGCCATGCCCTCGCCGCCGGCGGGCAGAGCCGCATCCGGGAGAAGGCCCTCCCACGGCTGCGCTACCCGCAGCTTGTTATCAAGGAGACGCTACGGCTGCACATGGCCGGGCCGCTGCTCCTCCCACGGGAATGCACGGACCCCTGCCGTGTCCTGGGCTATGACGTTCCCAAGGGCGCCATGCTGCTTGTCAACGTGTGGGCGATCGGTCGGGATACCGCCAACTGGGGGCCCGACGCCGAGGAATTCAGgccggagaggtttgaggaggccgGCACCGCC from Lolium rigidum isolate FL_2022 chromosome 4, APGP_CSIRO_Lrig_0.1, whole genome shotgun sequence encodes the following:
- the LOC124646953 gene encoding desmethyl-deoxy-podophyllotoxin synthase-like, which produces MAQAQLDEEVVYYYYLYYTVVLATILVVVARFLVVKLRRRNSGENPPPGPWQLPVIGSLHHLFGALPHHAMRDLARQHGPLMLLRLGELRLVVASSATAAREVMKTHDAAFAKRPRTTTINAITRNGVGIVYAPQDEQWRQVRKLCVNELLSPRQVRSLQATREAEAARLVAALASAVGAEPVNFSSHILTYVNDVVVRAVVGDRMTDRDAFLECLDEGIKVATGFTLADLFPSSRLARAFSRTSRRVEAVVSDMKRIMDGVIDEHLARRSSKEEEEEEDLLDVLLRIQTDGGLQVPLEAGTIRAMITDLLGAGSETTATTLDWAMAEMMRNPHVLRKAQAEVRHALAAGGQSRIREKALPRLRYPQLVIKETLRLHMAGPLLLPRECTDPCRVLGYDVPKGAMLLVNVWAIGRDTANWGPDAEEFRPERFEEAGTAALDFRGTNFEFLPFGAGRRMCPGLTFDPRGTGRRWWLGPQRGEMGCWCKMAWLHCSKKRKRRPP